A window of the Microplitis mediator isolate UGA2020A chromosome 5, iyMicMedi2.1, whole genome shotgun sequence genome harbors these coding sequences:
- the LOC130667500 gene encoding protein Mo25 — MPLFGKSQKSPAEVVKALKEAVNALERGDKKVEKAQEDVSKNLVHIKNMLYGTAETEPQADIVVAQLAQELYNSNLLLLLVQNLSRIDFEGKKDVAQVFNNILRRQIGTRSPTVEYICTKPEILFTLMSGYEHQDIALNCGTMLRECARYEALAKIMIYSDDFYNFFRYVEVSTFDIASDAFSTFKELLTRHKILSAEFLEANYDKVFSHYQRLLNSENYVTRRQSLKLLGELLLDRHNFTVMTQYISNPDNLKLMMNMLKEKSRNIQFEAFHVFKVFVANPNKPKPILDILLRNQEKLIEFLTRFHTDRSEDEQFNDEKAYLIKQIKELKSVHEN, encoded by the exons ATGCCTCTGTTTGGAAAATCGCAAAAAAGTCCGGCTGAGGTTGTTAAAGCTTTAAAGGAAGCTGTTAATGCACTTGAACGTGGTGATAAGAAGGTCGAAAag gcTCAAGAAGATGTAAGCAAAAATCTCGTACACATAAAGAATATGCTTTATGGTACTGCTGAAACAGAACCACAAGCTGATATTGTTGTAGCACAACTTGCACAAGAACTgtataatagtaatttattgCTATTACTTGTACAAAATTTAAGTCGCATTGATTTTgag gGTAAAAAAGATGTTGCTCAAGTCTTCAATAACATTTTACGAAGACAGATTGGCACCAGATCACCAACAGTAGAATACATTTGTACAAAACCTGAGATATTGTTTACACTCATGTCtgg gtaTGAGCATCAAGATATAGCATTAAACTGTGGAACAATGTTAAGAGAATGTGCAAGATATGAAGCATTGgctaaaataatgatttattccgacgatttttacaatttttttagatatgtCGAAGTATCTACATTCGACATTGCATCAGATGCCTTTTCTACTTTtaag GAATTGTTAACGAGGCACAAAATATTAAGTGCTGAATTTTTAGAAGCCAATTATGACAAAGTTTTTTCACATTATCAGAGGCTATTGAATTCCGAAAATTACGTAACTCGTCGACAGAGTTTGAAATTACTTGGAGAATTATTATTGGACAGACACAATTTcact gTCATGACTCAATATATATCGAATCCAGATAATTTAAAGCTCATGATGAACATGTTGAAAGAAAAATCACGCAATATACAATTTGAGGCCTTCCATGTATTCAag gTATTTGTTGCTAATCCAAATAAACCGAAGCCAATATTGGACATTTTACTACGTaatcaagaaaaattaattgaatttttaacgcGCTTCCACACCGATCGATCCGAGGATGAACAATTTAACGATGAAAAAGCATATTTGATTAAGCAGATTAAAGAGTTAAAGTCTGTACATGAAAATTAA